The Polyodon spathula isolate WHYD16114869_AA chromosome 10, ASM1765450v1, whole genome shotgun sequence genome contains the following window.
TCTGTTCCACAGCTTCCAGGGCCTGAGCTTCCAAAGTCACTGGTGCAGGTTCAACAGCCAGCACAGGCTCAAGAGGAGCTTCCTCTGGCCTCTCAGGTTCAAGAGCTAGCACAGGCTCAAGAGGAGCTTCCTCTGGCCTCTCAGGTTCAAGAGCCAGCACAGGCTCGAGAGGAGCTTCCTCTGGCCTCTCTTCCTCTGGCCTCTCAGGTTCAAGAGCCATCACAGGCTCAAGAGGAGCTTCCTCTGGTCTCTCTTCCTCTGACTTCTCAGATTCAACAGCCAGCACAGGCTCAAGAGGAGCTTCCTCTGGCCTCTCAGGTTCAAGAGCCAGCACAGGCTCAAGAGGAGCTTCCTCTGGTCTCTCTTCCTCTGACTTCTCAGGTTCAACAGCCAGCACAGGCTCAAGAGGAGCGTCCTCTGGCCTCTCAGGTTCAAGAGCCAGCACAGGCTCAAGAGGAGCTTCCTCTGGCCTCTCACATTCAAGAGCTAGCATGGGCTCAAGAGGAGCTTCCTCTGGCCTCTCTTCCTCTGGCCTCTCAGGTTCAACAGCCGGCACAGACTCAAGAGGAGCTTCCTCTGGCCTCTCTTCGTCAGCTATCTTGGCTGTTGGGGGCATTTCCTCAACTGTCTGCTTTGACTCTGCAGCTTCATGCACCTCTACTGTTACCTCTACAGATGCTACCTGCTTCACAGGTTTAGGCTTCGCACCTCCTTCCTCATTGGAGCCGAGGACACCCATGAGCTGATAGGCATCTTCTGCATCCACTTCTTCATAGGCCTCCTGGTGCACCAAGTCTGGCTTGTCCTTCATTTTATCTTTTGTTTCTAGCAGTTCTTGCCCTTCAGCTAAGCTCAGAGGTATATCCTCGAGTTGTAGTTCTTTTTCTGAGTCTGCATCTGATTTTAGTTCTTTTCTAGAAGCAGAATCTGGTTGAAGTTCTTTTTCAGAATCAACTTCTGATGTTAGATCTTTTTTGGAATCATCCTTCACCTCTGCCTTTTCCTCTGCTGAATGTTCAGGCTTCATACCACCAGGGATGACCTCCTCTAAAGGTTTAGCTTTGGGTTGAGGCTCAGGGATGGCTTCTTGACTTGTTTTGTCTGGCTGCATTTCATCAATACCTTTCTTAACCTCCTCTTCCTGGACAGTTTTCAAGGACTCTGAGGCTTTATCTTCACTTGGCATTTCTTGCTCTTCAACCTCAGGAACAGTCTGCCTTTTGACATCAGAAACTACTTTAGGCTTAGCTCTGAGATCTAGTTCACTTTCCTTTTCTTCATCATTCCCTGAAACACCAGCCTGTGTATCTGTCTCTGCTTTACTGCTTTCTTTACTAACCCCTTCCATGGTTACACTTTCCTTGATTTCAGATGAGCTGTCATGTTGATCAAGTGATTCTACTTTAGAAGAATCTTCTTTCACTTCTTTGTCCTCTATTGTTTCTTCCTTTCTAGTCTCTTCTGCTTTGGGTTCTTCCATGAGAACTTCCTTCTCAACAGGCTCTGCCTGAGTATACATAGACTCAGTTGCTTTCCTAATTTCTTCCTTGTACTCCTCTAAAACGGGCGTGGTGAAGATTTGGAGAGGTGAGCCAAGTGGGCTGTGCAAATCAGCGGGTGAGGGCATAGGACCAGTGTACTCGTTGAAAACACAGTAGCCAATCTCTTCTTGGCTCTCACTTCTAGCTGCCTTCTGACTCATGTCTACTCTAGAAAGCTGAGCCAAGGTGTCTCCCACCAGGGCTGGGATATCAGCAGAGATAGACTTTCTTCTAATCAGCTCAGTATCTGTGCTCTCAGAAGTCAGTCTGGATCTGGCTCCTGCCAAGTCTAGCATCTCTGGCAAATCGGGTGCCATCACACTGCCATTTTTGTAATAGTCCTTCATTTGGAACTGGGACTCTGAGGGTGATTCTGCCTGGGAGCTTGGTTTGCTTTCATCAGTGGGTAAAGATGAAGGGGAGTCTGCATCTGTAGTTTCCAGAATTACAGGAGGGAAAACTGGCTGCTTCTCTACAGCAGGTGTGGTAACTGGTAGGTAGTCTGTTGGATCATCTAGACTACCACTGGTAAAGGACAGAATATCTGAAGCCAGAGGTGAAAAGGTCCTTGGGCGACCATGCCCTCCACCTTGGTTCAGTGATTCCAAGGAAGCTATGGGTATGTTCAGTGAGTAGCTTCTCTGTTCCAACGACAACCTCCCTACACTCAAGCGACCTTCATCCTTCTTCTCCAGCATTGGCAGGGTTTTCAGCTCATCGACAGGGCTTTTCAGGGTGTCTGGTTTGTCCACTGATGGTTTCACATCTTGAGTTTGGGCCAGTGCGCTATAGCTTATTTCCTGGACTGAGGCAGCGTCACCAGCAATTTGGAACTTATCCATCAATACACTTGCATCAGATTCATCAATCACCCCCTGAAAAGACTCGGAGGCTTTCTCCCTTGCATCGCTCAACTCGTAATAGCCTTCCCCTTGCTGTGCATCAGCCTTTGCCTCTTCCTCTGTCAAGGCAGATGTCTCAAAATAAGCTGACATTCCTGATTTATCCTTTTCcttgctttttaaatgtagatCCAAAGCACTGGAGGGTTCATCTTTGTCATGCAAGGCTGGTTGAATCTTAGCCTCAGTTATCTCCTTCTCCTTGATGGTTGCTTGGGTTTCTTCTTTCTCTACAGGCTCCTGCTTTGTTTCAACCACTTTCCCTGTCTGGTCTATTGGTAAAACTTCAGTGTGGGCTTCCTCCTTTAATTTGCTCTCTGGTGCATCCACAAGAGAAGTTTGGGGCTGTTTGACATCTGTATCCTTATTGTCTTCACAAGGTTCAGAGGGATAGCTACTAGAGGCTCCCTGTTTCTCTGGTTCTTTCTTTGGATCTAAAACCAGTTTGCTTTCATTTTCTGAGGCACCAAAAATGTAAATTTCTGACTTAAGCTCTTCCTTGTCCTCCCTGTTCTCTTGTGTTTTCATAGAAGAATTATCTTCTTTACTAGAAGCTGCCTTTTGTGAGATAATGACCGCTTCCTTTTTCACACTAAGGTCTACAGCCTGTAATGCATCTGGTTTAACATCTTTGTCTTGTTTAGTAACTTCTGCTTTATCTAAACTGCCTGCATCCATCTTTGTCAAATGTATTAGTGGCTCAGCAATTAACTCCTGAGGCTTGTCTTTTGTAGACTGGCTATCTGGTTTTGGACTGCTTGGTACATCCACGTCTCCTTGAAGTTTGTTAACTGGGGTGTCTTTGGTTTGGGAAACATCAGTGAGGTTTACTTTCTGGTCCTCTGGATATGTTTTATCTGACTTCTCTGCGGTGTTTGCTGGAATCTCACTAGAATCTTTTAcaatgtcagtgcatttatctgatTCTTTAGACAATGGTTTTGTGGTATCTTCAGATTGGACTTTTCTTTCTGCTGGAGAAGCAGTGGCCCCCGATGGACCTAATTCAGCTTTGGGTGGCTCAGTCACAGCAGGTGTCTCTATACCTTCCAAAGGGAGGGTTTCTGAATCTTTGGACTGAGGAGCTGGAGCATGGTCTTCCTTGTTGTCGTCCCCTGAAGGTGGAGTTGTTTGGGCTTCATTTTTACGCTGCACATTAGATTTCTCCTCTGACCTCGCAGCTTCCTTGAGGTCCAAGCCGAGGGTAGGGGCCTGATCGCTGACTGCACCCCCTTGGCTCTTTGTGTCCATCTTCAGGGCTGCAAGCAAATCTAAAGTAGTCTGGTTGTTCTGTTTTTGCAAGCAACACATTACAAACAGGCAAAGCTCTCCAAAAATGCATGTCTTCATACCACACAATGCACTAGGTGTTTTGAGAATGGTCAGTAAGAGCATGATGGTAcaagaaaatggaaatgaaaaaatgACCTGGATGTATCTATGGTAACATGCAGAGGCACAATGCAGATGGGAATCAAAAAGGAAATGCCTCAAAAGTAATGTGGAAAGtcctttttttctgtgttaaaatCATGTCCTTGTCATTGTCTTTACAGTCTGCTTATTTCTTGGGTAATTGTAACCTTGATCTTCCTTTTGAAGATGAGGACATAACACTGTACTTGCTATTTCTGATCATGTGATGTATTTAAGACATAAGTTAACAGCATATATCTGTAATTAACCTTTTCAAGTTTTAaagcttgatatatatatatatatatatatatatatatatatatatatatatatatatatatatatatatatatatatatattatagttaagTAATATCAATTCATTATAAGTAATCCCAGGGTGCTTTGAGTGTATTTAGTTCACTTAGTaggtaaacatttgaaatgttatgTACCCTAATGGGGTTGTTTTGACTTGACAGGCaaaatatttttacacattaaaggACACTTAAGTGAAGTctaatttttatatttacactTGTTACATGACACTTTTACAGtgttaataaacatatatattacacGGGGTGTCCAATAATATGGTTCACAGCAATGCCAGAACCCTTCAAGACTGAATTAAAAGGACCATTaagtgtaacaaatgtatttgtcaatattttatttttcagaagtaacggtcattttaaaacactggtttAGATTGCTTTTACATGTGTAGAAAAGTTTATTACACCATTACTATAATTGTCTAAAATAGGTTTGTATGGATTTATACCGCAGCTTTAAAGGGACATTAATTGCTATGCAAATAAAGTACATATGTAATTGCAAATGAaattaaacacataataaactagaaactatactgtaaatgcacaacTACATGTGTAAATATAGTGTACTAAAAAGTGtcttaaaaacacttcaaatacaCTTCTTTGAAATGAATGACTAAGTTGTAGCAAATTTGTAAtagttatatatatctatatatttatatatactatatatattatatatattatattaatgatatatatatatatatgaaaagcaggaattgatttgaaaatgaaaaagggTGGAATGTCAGTGACAAGATAGAAGAAATTACATAAACATTCTGAAACAGCAAATAACACCTCTTTATCTAATCCATTACTTAGAAAGCAGGTGAATCAGCGGGTAGGATAAATCAACAAATGTATCAGCAATGCAGCTGGCAAAAACACACTAAGCAATGGGGTTTAAAAACTGATGAGACACGTTGACCCAGCGCTAGCATTAGCATGTTGCATCATGGCTTTAGCAGCTCAACACTGCTGTTGCCCATTAAACCAGCAATacccaaaaaagaaaatacacacaaaaaaagaaacaaaaccatacCCCCTAAGCATACTCACGCATCACATTTAAATTGCCACAAGCAGAAATACTGACAAGCTCATGAAACTTACAAGCTCTGAACGCTGaaagcagcaggttttttttaaaaacctttctataattattcatattataattattattttaaaacatgcacactGTCTGGAGGACACACCTTCCTGAGGGGTTTTCCCCTCCCCTGCCTCGTCGCCTCTCCCGTTGGGTGCCGCTGCCGGCACACGAGCTTCACTAGCTGTCTTGGCCTCGGCCTGTGGACAGGGCTGAGTCTGGGCCTCGCTTTTTAGCTTTGCCTGCTCTAAGATATCAATAGCATCGGGCCCATGCTCAGCTGCTGCGGCTGATTGCTTTTCCTCGTCGGCTGCTGAAGGACTCTCTATAGTTTCTTCTACTTTAAGAGGGGGAAGAAGTGGACACATCAAGACTAAGGACAACACAGAACTGGGTTACAGGATTGGTAAAATATCAATGAAACACTTTCAGCTCTGTGGGTCATAATAGCTAATCAATGCAGCTCTATGCGTGTTAAGCAGACTTTGGCATTGagcactgtattttatataacTTTATCCTTACTTTCTATAGACTCACAGTGTATAGTTCTGGACAAATAAGCACGCGTGTTTCACACTGTAATGGCTATAAAAGCACTTGCACTCTCAAATTGTATCTTCCTCTGTGCATTATTGCTGGAAATGAATGGTATTTCTGTAAAGTCTGTTTGAAagttgtatgtttctttttttcaggtactGTGTAAAATGGCAGAGATTTTAAAGTATCCTACATGTATGTACAATGCACAGTATGTATGTGTACTGTGTATAGCTTTTTCTGACTgtgaaagaatacaaaataatatttagatTGTTACTGGATCAAAAGATAGAGATGAATGGACATTTACATCAATTACAACATATGGCTAGATATATTGCTGGTAAATAGGCAGATATAGGTAAGTAGGTAcagaagatagatagataagtaGATCCAACAGAGATAATAATGAATGGATAAatgcacatataaatatatatatatatatatatatatatatatatatatatatatatatatatatatatatatatatataatgagatgTAGAGAGAGATATATTAGCTGCTTACCAATTTAAACAAATTGCCAAAACACAGCCATTtgctaaaaatgtaaacatgcaatGTTTGATACAGAGTCTTACATCTGACTTATGTCAcaatttttgtttacatttttttattttttttattttatacaaattaagTATTAGTTTTGCCTTCCGGCACAGCTTCTTTCCTGAGGCCAACTTCTAAAAGCTGCTTTGATTGAACACAGGTCCCAGTAGATGAACGCAAGCCTATCAAAGTGCTGAAATTGCTTGCAAGCAAACATTTTGACAACATTCTTACTACTCACAGTTGCTGCTTCCTATTGccatttgagatttaaaaaaggaaatttcTACAAACTAATTTACACTAAAAAATACTTCAACAACAACTAGTACCTTTGAGACCACCACAGACTCCAGCAAAAACAAACCTTTAAGAGTGTTGGACAGTAACATTAGTCTAGGAGCATAGCCCTAGCTGATTAATATCATGTGACTAAAAGaatcaaaacaatgtttaaaaagaaactggGACAATACTAATAACAGTTAGTATAGCAACAAGCTGTGGAAACGGAAGTGTGTTCTCAAGGAGTTCTTAGTTTGCATTGATTTGTGTATTACATCGTAAAGATGTGAGCATTGTTACTTCAACTGATCCAGTCATTTTGAGGAACTGTCTGTAATGTGAGGCAATAAAGAGTACTTTACAGCATTTCCATTTGCCATTGTTTGTATTGGAGTGTAGTTCTTATAATGATTTATAATGCAAGAGCTGAAAGCCTTCCTGTGATCTACAGCTGGAGTAAATCAGTAGGTGTTTAACACTCACAGActtggtgggtgtgtgtggtgtgacagTAACATTGATGTTGTGAACAGCTTTAACACAAGAGGCATAAGAAAGAGTGCATACAACTTGTGATTCATGCACTGCTTTTTTCCCAAATGCAGCAAGTCCTTTGTGCTATGTTTAGATGCAAGTTATGAGTATGTTCAATTAATCCAtttttgtatacacacacacatgcattcaaCTTTATGCATCAGTTGCATGAGCATGCATGGACACACATGCATCGAACTGCATCAAAATGCATGTGTGCACATACAGACATGCATGCGCATAGGCCCACATGCatacagtgtgtgcatgtgtatgtctGAGAGCAGATCAACTGGGGACtgatcaaataaatatgtttgcacGCAGTGTGTGGGGGTTCTGTACAGGTATGTACATGTCAGGCTGTTTTGCATCTACTATATGTGTAAGCGTGTAAGCAATTTATTCAAGGACTTGAccatcatatgaaaaaaaaatgacagttagTGATAAACCATGCAAgacaaagacagaaaaacagagGACGTGAAGGAGAGGAAGTGAAAGAGACAGGCAGGGGGAAGGAGTagtagcaaaaaacaaaaatgaggaACCATGCGTGGTTCACCTTCAATCAGACTAAACAAGGCATCTTCCCCACTGGGGAGTGTGCAAGAGTGAGTCCACTCGGAGCTGAATAAGGGGTGATCATAGTACTCGTCATCTGAGTGGTAGGGATCATCGTCAGGCACAGAAACCGAGATTGAGGGGGCTAGGAACTTGCACCTCTCCCGAGAATTTTGGAACCGTCGGAGAGGGCCAGCCTTCTCCTTATCCCCTACATCTACAAACAGACACAGGAAGAGAACTGCAGGGAAAACTGAACAGAGAGAGACCGgcaagacacacagacagacacacagacaagctACCACAACAGAGAGAGAGTCCGgcaagacacacagacagacacacagacaagctaccagaagtacacacacacacacacacacacacacacacacacacacacacacacacacacacacacacacacactgcaatggtTGGAACCAGCCATGTATAGCTATGATGGGGGCAGGAGATATAAACTCATAACGAGCAATATTAGTGACATCTCATTTGAAgtattgtatattaaaaagcatggccaCTAAAATGAtatctgtatgttttttaaacagcGTCCTTTGTTTAGGGTTTTCGATCAGCTCTGTGTATGCTTGTTTTCCAGACATTACCATGATTGCAATTACCTTCCAAAATCCTTCAACTTTGCCAAAGTTCCTTTTGATTGAAGGAGAAGACTCAAGATGGTGGGGGCTAGTCAGGTGTTTACAGTACCTCTCTGACTGACGGTATAATGTACATCATAAACAGGTAAGGACACTTTAAAACCCAGGCACATGCCACTTCTGTGTTATTTTCTCTTTACATGCATCAAGTGACAAGCTCCTTAAAGGACGGGTAATAGACAGAGAGCTTGCGTCTCCTCTTGGTATCATGATAGGCTGCAAGGGGAAACAGCTTATTAGTATTGAGAGGGCCAAATGTTGTAACGACTAGAGGCAGAATTGCTTCTTAAAATGaaatccatttaaataataagGACCGCTGTTTCAATGCAGGGTCTACAAATCAAAACGTGcatcacactttttttatttatttttttcttactgccACTATTACTGGAATTTCAAGAGAACTCAGTAATCTGGTGGAAAATCCTTGTTTTTTCACAATTACGGACAAATTGCCTGCAAAACTATGTAAGGCATTTTGGGGCCCTTGTGGCTGTTCGGATTAGCTTTTTGGGCCTTGGGTAATTTTCACGCCTGGTTTGATCTCAGTCTGGACACTATTTGTTGAGACTCCTAGGGCTCTCAAGGCAGATGGGTGAGTAATTATGAATTATTTTCCCCTAACCAGCTGAATCATTTATCACCTTGGCCAAGGAAATCTGCATCTTTCACAGATGCTGACTTTGCATGGCTGGCTTCATTCACTTGCTGGTTGTGGAGAACATGTGATCACTAAACACCAAACACAATGAGTTCCAGTCAACAGACGAAAACCACAACTTGAggaaaacatataaaaaacaagcaaacaacaaaaacaagcaaaaacaatacTTGAAAAATCAAACGTCTCCAAATAAAGGGAGCTATAGAGGCCAAGAGACTAGGGAGACCCAGATCATGACATCATGCAGGTGCTATGTTCAGCCCAAACCCCAAGAGCAGTAATTGAGCAGCCCATGGGAAGAAGGAGAAACATGGCATCAGATACtggcaaaatgaaaatgaaaacttcCAGATACTTAAACAACTAAAAATGAGCCTCTGAAAGGatgtggaggaggagggggaggaggaggaggaggaggaggaagacgagTGATATTAGTTCTGTAATTTGTGAAAATGGTACATTTGATGTCTTGGCCTCGGTTATGTCTTGCTCATGTCACCTTTGGGCTCAACTTTTCCCAGGACCGTCACTCTTGGCTAAACCCCAAGCCCATGCAAATAACTTCACATGGACACTGTCACCTACAGAGAGGGTTAGCAACCTGAGGAAGCAGAAACAGCAGTGCCAAAACCTTTTTATTGAGGAACTCTGGCCACCCGGACCAGCAAACCTCTTTGAGAGCctggctgggctgagctgagcacTAGAGCAGGGTACGGAGGACAGCTTCAGGTTTCAGCACCCCCTCGATGCCTATAAGAGGCTCTGTTTCACAGCAAATGAGAGAGAAAGTGAACACTACCCTGTGAGCTCCTACCTTGCTCCAGAGGTCCGACCTGTCCTGAGGCAGGAGATGGGGGAGGAGAGGGTGGTAGATTGGAGTCTTCAACTGAGTGGAAAAAAAGATTTGGAGCAACTGTCAATTTAAAACATGTGCAAGCTACCCCAGACCGCGCTGTGGATAAAATGATTTATAGTCCTACCTGAGGGCAACCTTTTTGCTGTGTCCTTGTGCT
Protein-coding sequences here:
- the LOC121322447 gene encoding microtubule-associated protein 2-like isoform X2; translated protein: MADGRQPEEKTPQWAAPGTRSDASAHPHTPPEYKEQPPAAAPSENGYSSYRDCPAGGAPAAASYPATKENGFNGDLASGGTVTAEQVSARIVQEVTAEAVAVLKGEQDTDLQHKDTAKRLPSVEDSNLPPSPPPSPASGQVGPLEQDVGDKEKAGPLRRFQNSRERCKFLAPSISVSVPDDDPYHSDDEYYDHPLFSSEWTHSCTLPSGEDALFSLIEVEETIESPSAADEEKQSAAAAEHGPDAIDILEQAKLKSEAQTQPCPQAEAKTASEARVPAAAPNGRGDEAGEGKTPQEALKMDTKSQGGAVSDQAPTLGLDLKEAARSEEKSNVQRKNEAQTTPPSGDDNKEDHAPAPQSKDSETLPLEGIETPAVTEPPKAELGPSGATASPAERKVQSEDTTKPLSKESDKCTDIVKDSSEIPANTAEKSDKTYPEDQKVNLTDVSQTKDTPVNKLQGDVDVPSSPKPDSQSTKDKPQELIAEPLIHLTKMDAGSLDKAEVTKQDKDVKPDALQAVDLSVKKEAVIISQKAASSKEDNSSMKTQENREDKEELKSEIYIFGASENESKLVLDPKKEPEKQGASSSYPSEPCEDNKDTDVKQPQTSLVDAPESKLKEEAHTEVLPIDQTGKVVETKQEPVEKEETQATIKEKEITEAKIQPALHDKDEPSSALDLHLKSKEKDKSGMSAYFETSALTEEEAKADAQQGEGYYELSDAREKASESFQGVIDESDASVLMDKFQIAGDAASVQEISYSALAQTQDVKPSVDKPDTLKSPVDELKTLPMLEKKDEGRLSVGRLSLEQRSYSLNIPIASLESLNQGGGHGRPRTFSPLASDILSFTSGSLDDPTDYLPVTTPAVEKQPVFPPVILETTDADSPSSLPTDESKPSSQAESPSESQFQMKDYYKNGSVMAPDLPEMLDLAGARSRLTSESTDTELIRRKSISADIPALVGDTLAQLSRVDMSQKAARSESQEEIGYCVFNEYTGPMPSPADLHSPLGSPLQIFTTPVLEEYKEEIRKATESMYTQAEPVEKEVLMEEPKAEETRKEETIEDKEVKEDSSKVESLDQHDSSSEIKESVTMEGVSKESSKAETDTQAGVSGNDEEKESELDLRAKPKVVSDVKRQTVPEVEEQEMPSEDKASESLKTVQEEEVKKGIDEMQPDKTSQEAIPEPQPKAKPLEEVIPGGMKPEHSAEEKAEVKDDSKKDLTSEVDSEKELQPDSASRKELKSDADSEKELQLEDIPLSLAEGQELLETKDKMKDKPDLVHQEAYEEVDAEDAYQLMGVLGSNEEGGAKPKPVKQVASVEVTVEVHEAAESKQTVEEMPPTAKIADEERPEEAPLESVPAVEPERPEEERPEEAPLEPMLALECERPEEAPLEPVLALEPERPEDAPLEPVLAVEPEKSEEERPEEAPLEPVLALEPERPEEAPLEPVLAVESEKSEEERPEEAPLEPVMALEPERPEEERPEEAPLEPVLALEPERPEEAPLEPVLALEPERPEEAPLEPVLAVEPAPVTLEAQALEAVEQKEEEGGIIEDAVDVDEEPKEVLEEIEEIAPVMQESTEDVDADQALETRGAIESVVTVEDDFITVVQTIEEGDDSCHSVRFSDPAEGEVLQDATEDEDGQAEVAEEEEIQAASLEELPVAPSSPEKEVPVSGYRTETYDEYKDETTIDDSILDTDSAWQDAQDDDRSIMTEKIEPLPKTESPKIRRPSVEKHTKDKALSRGKGRVSTPERKAAKKEPSMVPRDDMKKKKAMFKKAELTKKSDIQTRSPSRKIPLKPAVRYPRPAHHHSSAKRKPTAVAAVEGRQPLSTARQSKDKIANSSSSALTKIPTSRERAAAAFFPPRPSSACSLTENNACLKSELYSVRPSSAGSRDYNINDTVQDGITQSPEKRSSLPRPSSILTSRRAGTADREESSTSITSSGSTAPRRPTSIRSEGRAEQRASRSGVPGTDHARSRSARSGTCTPITPGSTAITPCTPPSYSCRTPGTPGTPSYPRTPRTPGTPRSMSLARQEKKVAIIRTPPKSPATPKQLRPLNQPLPDLKNVKSKIGSTDNIKYQPKGGQVLIPSVKVDFSHVQAKCGSLEKRQYSPTVGNIQIQSKKIDLSHVTSKCGSFSNIRYRPGGGNIRIESVKLDFKDKAHAKVGSLDNARHTPGGGQIQIESHKLSFRESARARVDHGAEIVTQSPGISGSTSPLHLSNVSSSGSINLLESPQLATLAEDVTAALAKQGL
- the LOC121322447 gene encoding microtubule-associated protein 2-like isoform X4: MADGRQPEEKTPQWAAPGTRSDASAHPHTPPEYKEQPPAAAPSENGYSSYRDCPAGGAPAAASYPATKENGFNGDLASGGTVTAEQVSARIVQEVTAEAVAVLKGEQDTDLQHKDTAKRLPSVEDSNLPPSPPPSPASGQVGPLEQDVGDKEKAGPLRRFQNSRERCKFLAPSISVSVPDDDPYHSDDEYYDHPLFSSEWTHSCTLPSGEDALFSLIEVEETIESPSAADEEKQSAAAAEHGPDAIDILEQAKLKSEAQTQPCPQAEAKTASEARVPAAAPNGRGDEAGEGKTPQEALKMDTKSQGGAVSDQAPTLGLDLKEAARSEEKSNVQRKNEAQTTPPSGDDNKEDHAPAPQSKDSETLPLEGIETPAVTEPPKAELGPSGATASPAERKVQSEDTTKPLSKESDKCTDIVKDSSEIPANTAEKSDKTYPEDQKVNLTDVSQTKDTPVNKLQGDVDVPSSPKPDSQSTKDKPQELIAEPLIHLTKMDAGSLDKAEVTKQDKDVKPDALQAVDLSVKKEAVIISQKAASSKEDNSSMKTQENREDKEELKSEIYIFGASENESKLVLDPKKEPEKQGASSSYPSEPCEDNKDTDVKQPQTSLVDAPESKLKEEAHTEVLPIDQTGKVVETKQEPVEKEETQATIKEKEITEAKIQPALHDKDEPSSALDLHLKSKEKDKSGMSAYFETSALTEEEAKADAQQGEGYYELSDAREKASESFQGVIDESDASVLMDKFQIAGDAASVQEISYSALAQTQDVKPSVDKPDTLKSPVDELKTLPMLEKKDEGRLSVGRLSLEQRSYSLNIPIASLESLNQGGGHGRPRTFSPLASDILSFTSGSLDDPTDYLPVTTPAVEKQPVFPPVILETTDADSPSSLPTDESKPSSQAESPSESQFQMKDYYKNGSVMAPDLPEMLDLAGARSRLTSESTDTELIRRKSISADIPALVGDTLAQLSRVDMSQKAARSESQEEIGYCVFNEYTGPMPSPADLHSPLGSPLQIFTTPVLEEYKEEIRKATESMYTQAEPVEKEVLMEEPKAEETRKEETIEDKEVKEDSSKVESLDQHDSSSEIKESVTMEGVSKESSKAETDTQAGVSGNDEEKESELDLRAKPKVVSDVKRQTVPEVEEQEMPSEDKASESLKTVQEEEVKKGIDEMQPDKTSQEAIPEPQPKAKPLEEVIPGGMKPEHSAEEKAEVKDDSKKDLTSEVDSEKELQPDSASRKELKSDADSEKELQLEDIPLSLAEGQELLETKDKMKDKPDLVHQEAYEEVDAEDAYQLMGVLGSNEEGGAKPKPVKQVASVEVTVEVHEAAESKQTVEEMPPTAKIADEERPEEAPLESVPAVEPERPEEERPEEAPLEPMLALECERPEEAPLEPVLALEPERPEDAPLEPVLAVEPEKSEEERPEEAPLEPVLALEPERPEEAPLEPVLAVESEKSEEERPEEAPLEPVMALEPERPEEERPEEAPLEPVLALEPERPEEAPLEPVLALEPERPEEAPLEPVLAVEPAPVTLEAQALEAVEQKEEEGGIIEDAVDVDEEPKEVLEEIEEIAPVMQESTEDVDADQALETRGAIESVVTVEDDFITVVQTIEEGDDSCHSVRFSDPAEGEVLQDATEDEDGQAEVAEEEEIQAASLEELPVAPSSPEKEVPVSGYRTETYDEYKDETTIDDSILDTDSAWQDAQDDDRSIMTEKIEPLPKTESPKIRRPSVEKHTKDKALSRGKGRVSTPERKAAKKEPSMVPRDDMKKKKAMFKKAELTKKSDIQTRSPSRKIPLKPAVRYPRPAHHHSSAKRKPTAAVAAVEGRQPLSTARQSKDKIANSSSSALTKIPTSRERAAAAFFPPRPSSACSLTENNACLKSELYSVRPSSAGSRDYNINDTVQDGITQSPEKRSSLPRPSSILTSRRAGTADREESSTSITSSGSTAPRRPTSIRSEGRAEQRASRSGVPGTDHARSRSARSGTCTPITPGSTAITPCTPPSYSCRTPGTPGTPSYPRTPRTPGTPRSMSLARQEKKVAIIRTPPKSPATPKQLRPLNQPLPDLKNVKSKIGSTDNIKYQPKGGQIQIQSKKIDLSHVTSKCGSFSNIRYRPGGGNIRIESVKLDFKDKAHAKVGSLDNARHTPGGGQIQIESHKLSFRESARARVDHGAEIVTQSPGISGSTSPLHLSNVSSSGSINLLESPQLATLAEDVTAALAKQGL